One Oryza brachyantha chromosome 3, ObraRS2, whole genome shotgun sequence DNA segment encodes these proteins:
- the LOC107303884 gene encoding uncharacterized protein LOC107303884, whose product MARAPDCGRCSLVLVYSAAQSPQMPLAPALFSPIPRDSFPLPRQNHGICSFSSNPVICRAVDRIETELNIGGFPSVSGAPTVGPGNDGSSAGWKFPPVSSRSKCWNKFLATSNSAGSVRPSSPGVDVSSGPFPVVLHAAFAGGACSTLKACESRYELKIRPPPSCGGRE is encoded by the exons ATGGCTAGGGCACCGGATTGTGGGCGTTGTTCCCTCGTGCTCGTGTACTCAGCGGCGCAATCCCCCCAAATGCCCCTGGCTCCTGCACTCTTCTCCCCCATCCCGCGTGATTCTTTTCCACTCCCGCGCCAAAATCACGGTATCTGTTCATTTTCCTCCAACCCGGTGATTTGCAGAGCAGTAGATCGCATTGAGACCGAGCTGAACATCGGTGGCTTCCCTTCCGTCTCCGGCGCACCGACTGTAGGCCCTG GGAACGATGGATCCAGCGCAGGGTGGAAGTTTCCTCCGGTTTCTTCAAGATCCAAGTGCTGGAACAAGTTTCTTGCAACCAGCAACTCAGCCGGGAGCGTTCGTCCCTCCTCGCCCGGGGTTGATGTTTCCTCCGGTCCCTTTCCTGTCGTTCTGCACGCagccttcgccggcggcgcatGCAGCACCCTCAAGGCCTGTGAGAGCCGCTACGAACTCAAgatccggccgccgccgtcgtgtgGAGGCCGTGAATGA